Proteins encoded in a region of the Haloarchaeobius salinus genome:
- a CDS encoding CNNM domain-containing protein yields MVALPLVPLGVAAVLVLVCLSAFFSSSETAIFSLPVEQLTEHAASGDGRAAQLAELREDPHRLLVTLLVGNNVVNVAISSITTALLVESFSTGVAVVLATVVASATVLVFGEIVPKSYGLGNALAWALRVARPLRAVELLLLPLVVVFDLATRRLSAAIGGEGAIEEPYIDEDGL; encoded by the coding sequence ATGGTCGCGCTTCCCCTCGTCCCGCTCGGTGTCGCCGCGGTGCTCGTACTGGTCTGTCTGAGTGCGTTCTTCTCCTCCAGCGAGACCGCCATCTTCTCGCTCCCGGTCGAACAGCTGACCGAGCACGCCGCGTCGGGCGACGGCCGGGCCGCCCAGCTCGCCGAGCTCCGGGAGGACCCGCACCGGCTGCTCGTCACGCTGCTCGTCGGCAACAACGTGGTGAACGTCGCGATATCGAGCATCACGACCGCGCTACTCGTGGAGTCGTTCTCGACGGGGGTCGCGGTGGTCCTGGCGACCGTCGTCGCGAGCGCCACCGTGCTCGTGTTCGGCGAGATCGTCCCGAAATCCTACGGGCTGGGGAACGCGCTTGCGTGGGCGCTCCGGGTGGCGCGGCCGCTCCGTGCGGTCGAGCTGCTGTTGCTGCCGCTCGTCGTCGTCTTCGACCTGGCGACGCGTCGTCTCAGCGCCGCCATCGGGGGCGAGGGCGCGATCGAGGAGCCGTACATCGACGAGGACGGGCTGTAG
- a CDS encoding adenine phosphoribosyltransferase yields MDALERSVHEAPVIEQDGRPYLVHPISNGIPTLDPQLVREVVNGICQVADLADADVIATPVTMGVHVSTAVSLVSDIPLVVIRDRQYGFDGEYGFDAGDDRLYLNDVEAGDDVLVLDDLTNTGAFVAAITEALSEVGANVVDVVTVIRRVESEPVPMAHEVKSLLDVRVSDDGVDIVD; encoded by the coding sequence ATGGACGCCCTCGAACGCTCGGTCCACGAGGCCCCGGTCATCGAACAGGACGGACGCCCGTACCTGGTCCACCCCATCAGCAACGGCATCCCGACGCTCGACCCGCAGCTCGTCCGCGAGGTCGTCAACGGCATCTGCCAGGTGGCGGACCTCGCCGACGCTGACGTTATCGCGACGCCGGTGACGATGGGCGTGCACGTCTCGACGGCGGTGTCGCTCGTCTCGGACATCCCGCTGGTGGTCATCCGCGACCGGCAGTACGGCTTCGACGGCGAGTACGGCTTCGACGCGGGCGACGACCGGCTCTACCTGAACGACGTGGAGGCGGGCGACGACGTGCTGGTGCTCGACGACCTGACGAACACGGGGGCGTTCGTCGCGGCCATCACGGAGGCACTTTCGGAGGTCGGCGCGAACGTCGTCGACGTGGTGACTGTCATCCGGCGGGTGGAGTCCGAGCCGGTGCCGATGGCCCACGAGGTCAAGAGCCTGCTCGACGTGCGCGTGAGCGACGACGGCGTCGACATCGTGGACTGA
- a CDS encoding lycopene cyclase domain-containing protein, translating to MLPDITVLGPWTYLATEVVFGTAAFLLLFRADALARAGRTIAVLYPVAYVWDWYTLEVGVFSIPMRTGVELLWIPLEEHIFIVVVPAFVLGIHENLRLRDERRA from the coding sequence ATGCTCCCGGATATCACCGTCCTCGGCCCGTGGACCTACCTCGCGACCGAGGTCGTCTTCGGCACCGCCGCGTTCCTCCTCCTGTTCCGTGCGGACGCCCTCGCCCGTGCCGGCCGGACCATCGCGGTGCTCTACCCGGTCGCGTACGTCTGGGACTGGTACACCCTCGAGGTCGGCGTCTTCTCCATCCCCATGCGCACCGGCGTCGAACTGCTCTGGATTCCCCTCGAAGAGCACATCTTCATCGTCGTCGTCCCCGCCTTCGTCCTCGGCATCCACGAGAACCTGCGGCTGCGGGACGAACGACGGGCGTGA
- a CDS encoding CBS domain-containing protein: protein MDISDIATEEYIEVDVKTRLGKVRSLFERENPKGIIVTRDGEYDAVLTEREIIQSHVEDDAKVAALVKPSRNAPAPKVDRYEDIRETARVLVEGGVKVAPVFEGDNLWGIVTADAILEAVLDNLDALDVEQIYSDDPVTIREDDGLGKVVNLLREHGISRLPVLDDTGGLAGVVTTHDVADVVIRGMTKSTRGERAGDTDRMLDIPVYDIMTSPVQTTTLGESVEDAVSRMLEDDLGGLVVVDAESDDRVVGVVTKTDVLRALTFTEEEHMDVQITNISLLDTLSREEIRDSLTDVLDKYQKMQVMHVHVRFQQHKEKLRGTPLIYSQIRVRTSNGQVAGSGEGYGAESAFRVALDKLERNVLEMKNYRSDEEYRGQLARKLNEL, encoded by the coding sequence ATGGATATTTCTGATATTGCGACCGAGGAGTACATCGAAGTCGACGTGAAGACCCGGCTGGGGAAGGTCCGCTCCCTGTTCGAGCGGGAGAACCCGAAGGGCATCATCGTCACCCGGGATGGCGAGTACGACGCGGTTCTCACCGAGCGAGAGATAATCCAGTCCCACGTCGAGGACGACGCCAAGGTCGCGGCGCTGGTCAAGCCGAGCCGGAACGCACCGGCACCGAAGGTCGACCGCTACGAGGACATTCGGGAGACGGCACGTGTCCTCGTCGAGGGTGGTGTGAAGGTCGCGCCCGTGTTCGAGGGCGACAACCTCTGGGGTATCGTCACCGCGGACGCGATCCTCGAGGCGGTGCTCGACAACCTCGACGCGCTGGACGTCGAGCAGATCTACTCGGACGACCCCGTCACCATTCGGGAGGACGACGGGCTCGGGAAGGTCGTCAACCTCCTGCGCGAGCACGGCATCTCGCGACTGCCGGTGCTCGACGACACTGGCGGTCTGGCCGGCGTCGTCACGACCCACGACGTCGCCGATGTCGTCATCCGCGGAATGACCAAGTCGACCCGGGGCGAGCGCGCCGGCGACACCGACCGGATGCTCGACATCCCGGTCTACGACATCATGACCAGTCCGGTCCAGACGACGACGCTCGGCGAGTCCGTCGAGGATGCCGTCTCGCGGATGCTCGAGGACGACCTCGGTGGGCTGGTCGTCGTCGACGCCGAGTCCGACGACCGGGTCGTCGGCGTCGTCACCAAGACCGACGTGCTGCGCGCGCTGACGTTCACCGAGGAGGAGCACATGGACGTCCAGATCACCAACATCTCGCTGCTGGACACGCTCTCCCGCGAGGAGATCCGCGACTCGCTGACGGACGTGCTCGACAAGTACCAGAAGATGCAGGTGATGCACGTCCACGTCCGCTTCCAGCAGCACAAGGAGAAGCTCCGTGGCACGCCGCTGATCTACTCCCAGATCCGGGTGCGCACGAGCAACGGTCAGGTCGCCGGCTCCGGCGAGGGCTACGGTGCCGAGAGCGCGTTCCGCGTCGCACTCGACAAGCTCGAGCGTAACGTACTGGAGATGAAGAACTACCGGTCCGACGAGGAGTACCGCGGCCAGCTCGCCCGGAAGCTCAACGAGCTGTAG
- the radB gene encoding DNA repair and recombination protein RadB: protein MTESITTGYEPLDELLGGGFERGTVSQVYGPPAAGKTNVALVTAVETAARGGTVVYVDTEGLSLDRFEQVASARAERSDEELGDITDRIVVEEALDFEEQEEAVRDVDGFAERADLVVVDSATGFYRLKRGEDGEAGDALRKVGRQVTHLLSLARRHEFAVLLTNQVFSDPDSDRTRALGGNTLEHWMGTVVRIDRFRGGNRRATLEKHRAKPAGESIQFEITDSGIAATEL, encoded by the coding sequence GTGACCGAGAGCATCACCACCGGGTACGAGCCGCTCGACGAACTCCTCGGGGGCGGCTTCGAGCGCGGCACCGTCTCGCAGGTGTACGGCCCGCCCGCGGCCGGCAAGACCAACGTCGCGCTGGTGACCGCCGTCGAGACGGCCGCACGGGGCGGCACCGTCGTCTACGTCGACACCGAGGGGCTGTCGCTCGACCGGTTCGAGCAGGTCGCGAGCGCCCGCGCCGAGCGCTCCGACGAGGAACTCGGAGACATCACGGACCGCATCGTCGTCGAGGAGGCGCTCGACTTCGAGGAGCAGGAGGAGGCCGTCCGCGACGTGGATGGGTTCGCCGAACGCGCCGACCTCGTGGTGGTGGACTCCGCGACCGGCTTCTACCGACTCAAGCGCGGCGAGGACGGCGAGGCCGGCGACGCGCTCCGGAAGGTCGGCCGGCAGGTGACCCACCTGCTGTCGCTCGCGCGCCGGCACGAGTTCGCCGTGCTCCTGACGAACCAGGTGTTCAGCGACCCCGACAGCGACCGAACGCGCGCGCTGGGCGGCAACACGCTCGAGCACTGGATGGGGACCGTCGTCCGCATCGACCGGTTCCGCGGCGGGAACCGACGTGCGACGCTCGAGAAACATCGAGCCAAACCCGCCGGTGAGTCGATACAGTTCGAGATAACGGATTCCGGGATCGCGGCGACCGAGCTGTAA
- a CDS encoding CDC48 family AAA ATPase: MNEVQLEVAKAYPNDSGRGIARLDPDTLLHLKLSPGDIIEIEGADTTAAKVWRADRQDWNTDTVRIDGFTRQNADVGIGERVTIRKAEATKAETLVLAPPEEASVQFGSDAAGMVKRQILKRPVVERDIVPVMSSTNHPFMRSPGQAIPLIAVETEPEGVVLITEDTEVELREEPISGFEKTGGGITYEDIGGLQGEIQRVREMVELPMKHPQIFKKLGIEPPQGVLLHGPPGTGKTLLAKAVANETSASFFSIAGPEIISKYYGESEQQLREIFEDASEESPSIIFIDELDSIAPKREDVTGEVERRVVAQLLTMMDGLEARGQVIVIAATNRVDSVDPALRRPGRFDREIEIGVPDEVGREEILQIHTRGMPLSDDVNLSHLADETHGFVGADIESLTKEAAMKALRRYLPEIDLDEEDIPPSLIDRMIVKRQDFRGALNEVEPSAMREVLVELPKITWDDVGGLQDAKDNIEESIEWPLNQAEKFQRMGIDPPKGVLLYGPPGTGKTLMAKAVANETNANFISVRGPQLLSKWVGESEKAIRQTFRKARQVAPTVIFFDELDSLAPGRGGEMGSNVSERVVNQLLTELDGLEEMGDVMVIGATNRPDMIDPALIRSGRFDRLVMVGQPDVEGREQILKIHTEDTPLATDVSLRELAELTDGYVGSDLESIAREAAIEALREDEDAEAVDMRHFRSAMENVRPTITEDILDYYEQMEDEFKGGTADVGQDRRGGRIGFQ, translated from the coding sequence ATGAACGAAGTTCAACTGGAGGTTGCCAAGGCGTACCCGAACGACTCGGGGCGCGGTATCGCCAGGCTCGACCCGGATACGCTGTTACATCTGAAGTTGAGCCCCGGCGACATCATCGAGATCGAGGGTGCAGACACCACCGCGGCCAAGGTGTGGCGTGCGGACCGGCAGGACTGGAACACCGACACGGTGCGCATCGACGGGTTCACCCGTCAGAACGCTGACGTTGGAATCGGCGAACGGGTGACGATCCGGAAGGCGGAGGCGACGAAGGCGGAGACGCTCGTGCTCGCCCCGCCCGAGGAGGCGTCGGTGCAGTTCGGCTCCGACGCGGCCGGCATGGTCAAGCGGCAGATACTGAAGCGGCCGGTCGTCGAGCGCGACATCGTCCCGGTGATGTCGAGCACGAACCACCCCTTCATGCGCTCGCCCGGACAGGCCATCCCGCTCATCGCCGTCGAGACGGAGCCCGAGGGCGTCGTCCTCATCACCGAGGACACCGAGGTCGAGCTGCGCGAGGAGCCCATCTCGGGCTTCGAGAAGACCGGCGGCGGCATCACGTACGAGGACATCGGCGGACTCCAGGGCGAGATACAGCGGGTCCGCGAGATGGTCGAGCTGCCGATGAAGCACCCCCAGATCTTCAAGAAGCTCGGCATCGAGCCGCCCCAGGGGGTGCTGCTCCACGGGCCGCCCGGCACGGGCAAGACGCTGCTCGCGAAGGCGGTCGCCAACGAGACCTCCGCCAGCTTCTTCTCCATCGCCGGCCCGGAGATCATCTCGAAGTACTACGGCGAGTCCGAGCAACAGCTCCGCGAGATATTCGAGGACGCGAGCGAGGAGTCGCCCTCCATCATCTTCATCGACGAGCTCGACTCCATCGCGCCCAAGCGCGAGGACGTGACCGGCGAGGTCGAGCGCCGCGTCGTCGCCCAGCTGCTGACGATGATGGACGGCCTCGAGGCCCGCGGACAGGTCATCGTCATCGCGGCGACGAACCGCGTCGACTCCGTCGACCCCGCCCTCCGTCGCCCCGGCCGGTTCGACCGCGAGATAGAGATCGGCGTCCCCGACGAGGTGGGCCGCGAGGAGATCCTCCAGATCCACACGCGCGGCATGCCGCTGTCGGACGACGTGAACCTCTCCCACCTCGCCGACGAGACCCACGGCTTCGTCGGTGCGGACATCGAGAGCCTGACGAAGGAGGCCGCGATGAAGGCCCTGCGCCGGTACCTCCCCGAGATCGACCTCGACGAGGAGGACATCCCGCCGAGCCTCATCGACCGGATGATAGTCAAGCGCCAGGACTTCCGCGGCGCGCTCAACGAGGTCGAGCCGAGCGCGATGCGCGAGGTGCTCGTCGAGCTCCCGAAGATCACCTGGGACGACGTCGGCGGCCTGCAGGACGCCAAGGACAACATCGAGGAGTCCATCGAGTGGCCGCTGAACCAGGCCGAGAAGTTCCAGCGGATGGGCATCGACCCGCCGAAGGGCGTCCTGCTGTACGGCCCGCCCGGCACCGGGAAGACGCTGATGGCGAAGGCGGTCGCCAACGAGACGAACGCGAACTTCATCAGCGTCCGTGGCCCGCAGCTGCTCTCGAAGTGGGTCGGCGAGTCCGAGAAGGCCATCCGGCAGACGTTCCGGAAGGCCCGGCAGGTCGCCCCGACGGTCATCTTCTTCGACGAGCTCGACTCGCTCGCGCCCGGCCGGGGCGGCGAGATGGGGTCGAACGTCTCCGAGCGCGTCGTCAACCAGCTCCTGACCGAGCTCGACGGGCTGGAGGAGATGGGTGACGTGATGGTCATCGGCGCGACCAACCGCCCGGACATGATCGACCCGGCGCTCATCCGCTCGGGCCGGTTCGACCGCCTCGTGATGGTGGGCCAGCCCGACGTGGAGGGTCGCGAGCAGATCCTCAAGATCCACACGGAGGACACGCCGCTCGCGACCGACGTGAGCCTGCGCGAGCTCGCCGAGCTCACCGACGGCTACGTCGGCTCCGACCTGGAGTCCATCGCCCGCGAGGCCGCCATCGAGGCGCTGCGCGAGGACGAGGACGCCGAGGCCGTCGACATGCGCCACTTCCGCTCGGCCATGGAGAACGTCCGCCCGACCATCACCGAGGACATCCTCGACTACTACGAGCAGATGGAGGACGAGTTCAAGGGCGGCACCGCCGACGTCGGCCAGGACCGCCGCGGCGGCCGCATCGGCTTCCAGTAG